The proteins below come from a single Oerskovia jenensis genomic window:
- a CDS encoding TetR family transcriptional regulator: MSQTPARRGRPATVDPARVAATALRLFTERGFGNVTMDDVASACGVGRRTLFRLFPSKAAMVWGGSGEARDAITEVLGASSPASPAEALDVVRVAFVASSTFPAAALEITRQRLSLIAADDELLAWGTSSIGTSAALVGEFLARAEGQLEPSLRAQSLAAACSAANFAALVWWAQSAPDRDPAEVVDEALSHLLDGARTWVAQDRE; the protein is encoded by the coding sequence ATGTCGCAGACACCCGCACGCCGGGGCCGACCTGCCACGGTCGACCCGGCGCGCGTCGCCGCCACGGCTCTACGCCTCTTCACCGAGCGGGGCTTCGGCAACGTCACGATGGACGACGTCGCGAGCGCGTGCGGCGTCGGGCGTCGGACCCTCTTCCGACTCTTCCCGTCCAAGGCCGCGATGGTCTGGGGCGGCTCGGGGGAGGCGCGCGACGCCATCACCGAGGTGCTGGGCGCGAGCAGTCCCGCGAGCCCGGCCGAGGCCCTCGACGTGGTGCGGGTCGCCTTCGTGGCGTCCTCGACCTTCCCGGCCGCAGCGCTCGAGATCACGCGCCAGCGCCTGTCCCTCATCGCGGCCGACGACGAGCTCCTCGCCTGGGGCACGTCGAGCATCGGGACCTCGGCCGCGCTCGTCGGGGAGTTCCTGGCCCGCGCCGAAGGGCAGCTCGAACCGTCGCTGCGCGCGCAGTCGCTCGCGGCCGCATGCTCCGCGGCGAACTTCGCGGCCCTCGTCTGGTGGGCGCAGAGCGCTCCGGATCGCGACCCTGCCGAGGTCGTCGACGAGGCGCTGTCACACCTGCTCGACGGCGCGCGCACCTGGGTGGCGCAGGACCGGGAGTGA
- a CDS encoding SDR family NAD(P)-dependent oxidoreductase, giving the protein MSTSTIPNRFSGATVVVTGAGSGIGKATATRLLAEGARVIASDLDADRLETLATESGEAPLLTVVGDVSDDAVIARIVEAGEGRITGLVNNAGIMDSFVPTAEIDDALWERVLRINVTAPMKLMRAVLPAMVEAGHGRIVNVASEASIRAGASGTPYATSKHAVVGLTKSTALFYGPAGVRVNAVAPGAVATNIEAPFRSELGARRLGPIMQATVPEPATAEQLAASITWLLSEDSANVNGVLLMSDGGWSTI; this is encoded by the coding sequence ATGAGCACGTCGACCATCCCGAACCGATTCTCCGGCGCGACCGTCGTCGTCACCGGCGCAGGTTCCGGCATCGGCAAGGCCACCGCGACACGGCTGCTCGCCGAGGGGGCGCGCGTCATCGCGAGCGACCTCGACGCCGACCGCCTCGAGACCCTCGCCACCGAGAGCGGCGAGGCCCCGCTCCTGACCGTCGTCGGCGACGTGTCCGACGACGCCGTGATCGCGCGCATCGTCGAGGCCGGCGAAGGGCGCATCACGGGACTCGTCAACAACGCGGGGATCATGGACTCGTTCGTCCCCACGGCCGAGATCGACGACGCCCTCTGGGAGCGCGTCCTGCGCATCAACGTGACCGCACCCATGAAGCTCATGCGCGCCGTGCTGCCCGCGATGGTCGAGGCCGGTCACGGCCGGATCGTCAACGTCGCGAGCGAGGCCAGCATCCGCGCGGGCGCCTCGGGCACGCCCTACGCCACCTCGAAGCACGCGGTCGTGGGCCTGACCAAGAGCACCGCGCTCTTCTACGGCCCGGCCGGCGTGCGCGTCAACGCCGTGGCTCCGGGCGCGGTCGCGACCAACATCGAGGCACCGTTCCGCTCCGAGCTCGGCGCCCGGCGCCTCGGTCCGATCATGCAGGCGACCGTCCCGGAACCTGCCACGGCCGAGCAGCTCGCGGCCTCGATCACGTGGCTGCTCTCCGAGGACTCGGCCAACGTGAACGGCGTGCTCCTCATGTCGGACGGCGGCTGGTCGACGATCTGA
- a CDS encoding succinic semialdehyde dehydrogenase, translating to MASETSDGSQGGSAAIDGLLDPEHPSATYVLEPDVVAPLVARVVTSHTAGEHRSVLPFTGAPLASIPLSSVEDVAVAVERARRAQRSWAHTTVAERSAVLLRFHDLVLERQTEILDLLQMETGKSRRSAFEEVGDIAQVTRHYGVRAAHYLAERRVGGMLPVLTRASVHRRPVGVVGAIAPWNYPLTLALAEALPALVAGNAVVVKPDPQTTLTALWAAEVLEEAGLPGDLLLVVAGGGEIGAALTGLVDHIAFTGSTATGRKVAAQAGERLIGTTLELGGKNPLYVAADAHVPSAAQGAVRACFSNSGQLCVSIERLILHEDIADEFLDAFVPLVRELRLGTALDYSVDMGSLTSQAQLDRVVAHVDDALSQGARVLAGGVHRADIGPFFYAPTVLDHVPPTAACSHEETFGPVVTVTRVPDDAAAIRVMNDSDLGLSASIWTQDTARGRRLAAQVEAGAVNINDGYAAAFGSVAAPMGGFKSSGQGRRHGREGIEALTEAQTIVVQRGVSRGLSFDTLYAQPADRASRLLTTAFGVMKKLRLP from the coding sequence ATGGCAAGCGAAACATCGGACGGCAGCCAGGGCGGCAGCGCCGCCATCGACGGCCTTCTCGACCCGGAGCACCCTTCCGCCACCTACGTCCTGGAGCCCGACGTCGTCGCTCCCCTCGTGGCCCGCGTCGTCACCTCCCACACGGCGGGGGAGCACCGTTCGGTCCTGCCGTTCACCGGGGCGCCCCTCGCGTCGATCCCCCTGTCCTCGGTCGAGGACGTCGCGGTCGCTGTCGAGCGCGCGCGCCGGGCGCAGCGCTCCTGGGCGCACACCACGGTCGCCGAGCGCTCCGCGGTGCTCCTGCGCTTCCACGACCTGGTCCTGGAGCGTCAGACCGAGATCCTGGACCTGCTCCAGATGGAGACGGGCAAGTCCCGTCGTAGCGCGTTCGAGGAGGTCGGCGACATCGCCCAGGTCACGCGCCACTACGGCGTGCGGGCCGCGCACTACCTCGCCGAGCGTCGCGTGGGCGGGATGCTGCCCGTCCTGACGCGCGCGAGCGTGCACCGCCGCCCCGTCGGCGTCGTCGGAGCGATCGCCCCCTGGAACTACCCCCTCACGCTCGCCCTCGCCGAGGCCCTGCCCGCCCTGGTCGCGGGCAACGCCGTGGTGGTCAAGCCGGACCCCCAGACGACCTTGACGGCCCTCTGGGCCGCCGAGGTCCTGGAGGAGGCCGGGCTGCCCGGTGACCTCCTGCTCGTCGTGGCCGGCGGTGGGGAGATCGGCGCGGCCCTGACGGGGCTCGTCGACCACATCGCGTTCACGGGCTCGACCGCGACCGGGCGCAAGGTCGCCGCGCAGGCAGGCGAGCGGCTCATCGGCACCACGCTCGAGCTGGGCGGCAAGAACCCGCTGTACGTCGCGGCGGACGCGCACGTCCCGTCCGCGGCCCAGGGTGCCGTACGTGCGTGCTTCTCCAACAGCGGCCAGCTCTGCGTCTCGATCGAGCGGCTGATCCTGCACGAGGACATCGCCGACGAGTTCCTGGACGCGTTCGTCCCGCTCGTGCGCGAGCTCAGGCTCGGCACCGCGCTCGACTACTCGGTCGACATGGGCTCGCTCACGTCCCAGGCGCAGCTCGACCGTGTGGTCGCGCACGTCGACGACGCGCTGTCCCAGGGAGCTCGGGTGCTCGCAGGCGGGGTGCACCGTGCGGACATCGGCCCGTTCTTCTACGCGCCCACGGTGCTCGACCACGTGCCGCCCACGGCCGCGTGCTCACACGAGGAGACGTTCGGCCCGGTCGTCACGGTGACGAGGGTGCCCGACGACGCGGCCGCGATCCGCGTCATGAACGACTCGGACCTGGGGCTCAGCGCGAGCATCTGGACGCAGGACACCGCGCGCGGACGTCGCCTCGCGGCGCAGGTCGAGGCCGGCGCCGTCAACATCAACGACGGGTACGCCGCAGCGTTCGGCTCGGTCGCGGCGCCCATGGGTGGGTTCAAGTCCTCGGGGCAGGGCCGTCGGCACGGGCGCGAGGGGATCGAGGCGCTCACCGAGGCGCAGACGATCGTGGTCCAGCGCGGGGTCTCGCGCGGACTGAGCTTCGACACGCTCTACGCGCAGCCCGCCGACCGGGCCAGCCGCCTGCTCACGACGGCCTTCGGGGTCATGAAGAAGCTGCGGCTGCCGTAG
- a CDS encoding acetate/propionate family kinase, translating to MTVLPEHERSNPYSAYGAHGSVLVMNSGSSSLKYQLVNPVGGEAIAAGTIERIGESNGVIKHRFAGNTTTREEPVRDHAEALRIALSLFDEVGPRLADANVYAVGHRVVHGGALFSRPVLVDDEVERQILDLAPLAPLHNPANVTGISVARELLPDVPHVAVFDTAFFSSLPEAASTYALEKETAKKYGVRRYGFHGTSHHYVSGKVARVLGRRLQDLNIIVLHLGNGASASAVRGGVAVDTSMGLTPLEGLVMGTRTGDIDPAVIFHLARNANMSIDELDDLFNKRSGIKGLAGENDFRALHELIAAGDEDAKLALDVYIHRLRKYIGAYMAVLGRIDVIAFTAGVGENDDIVRAQVVEGLAGLGIAVDPERNAVRSKEPRVISPDWTSTLVMVVPTMEELAIARLSVEIVEETEKAGKPVTFPPAASAPTSAPEAPQETEAPQES from the coding sequence ATGACCGTCCTCCCGGAGCACGAGCGCTCGAACCCGTACTCGGCGTACGGGGCGCACGGCTCGGTCCTCGTGATGAACTCGGGGTCGTCCTCGCTCAAGTACCAGCTCGTCAACCCGGTCGGCGGCGAGGCCATCGCCGCCGGGACCATCGAGCGCATCGGTGAGTCGAACGGCGTCATCAAGCACCGTTTCGCGGGCAACACGACCACGCGCGAGGAGCCCGTCCGCGACCACGCCGAGGCGCTGCGCATCGCGCTCTCGCTGTTCGACGAGGTCGGGCCGCGGCTCGCGGACGCCAACGTCTACGCGGTGGGTCACCGCGTCGTCCACGGCGGTGCCCTGTTCTCCCGTCCCGTGCTCGTGGACGACGAGGTCGAGCGCCAGATCCTGGACCTGGCGCCCCTCGCGCCGCTGCACAACCCGGCGAACGTCACGGGCATCTCGGTCGCCCGCGAGCTCCTGCCGGACGTCCCGCACGTCGCGGTGTTCGACACGGCGTTCTTCTCGTCGCTGCCCGAGGCCGCCTCGACGTACGCCCTGGAGAAGGAGACCGCGAAGAAGTACGGCGTGCGCCGGTACGGCTTCCACGGCACGAGCCACCACTACGTGTCGGGCAAGGTCGCGCGCGTCCTGGGCCGCCGCCTGCAGGACCTCAACATCATCGTGCTGCACCTCGGCAACGGCGCGTCGGCCTCGGCCGTGCGCGGCGGTGTCGCGGTCGACACGTCGATGGGCCTGACCCCGCTCGAGGGCCTGGTCATGGGGACCCGCACCGGGGACATCGACCCCGCGGTGATCTTCCACCTCGCCCGCAACGCGAACATGTCGATCGACGAGCTCGACGACCTGTTCAACAAGCGCTCGGGCATCAAGGGGCTCGCGGGCGAGAACGACTTCCGCGCCCTGCACGAGCTGATCGCCGCGGGCGACGAGGACGCGAAGCTCGCGCTCGACGTGTACATCCACCGCCTGCGCAAGTACATCGGCGCGTACATGGCCGTGCTGGGCCGCATCGACGTCATCGCGTTCACGGCCGGCGTGGGCGAGAACGACGACATCGTGCGCGCCCAGGTCGTCGAGGGCCTCGCGGGCCTGGGCATCGCGGTCGACCCGGAGCGCAACGCGGTCCGCAGCAAGGAGCCGCGCGTCATCTCGCCCGACTGGACGAGCACGCTGGTCATGGTCGTGCCGACCATGGAGGAGCTCGCGATCGCCCGCCTGAGCGTGGAGATCGTGGAGGAGACCGAGAAGGCCGGCAAGCCCGTCACGTTCCCGCCGGCGGCGTCGGCACCCACCTCCGCGCCCGAGGCGCCGCAGGAGACCGAGGCCCCCCAGGAGTCCTGA
- a CDS encoding DUF4031 domain-containing protein, whose protein sequence is MALLIDPPTWPAHGTLWSHLVSDSSLDELHDFAQRLGLGRRAFDLDHYDVPAERHADCVAAGASDVSGRELIVRLRASGLRVPASERGAAKAAALLARWDALLPGLPGAHEVGEDLVARWHEPHRAYHGPAHLVHVLDSLAVLEGRSPGVPSPAEPAPSGTSSHAQLALWFHDAVHEGVAGEDEEASAALAVARLSPLVPRPTTPLTGGRPLAPGGAHLTSDDVAEVARLVRLTATHDPDPDDVVGALVCDADLAILGSMPDRYARYVRQVRAEYAHVPDEQFVAGRAAVLEQLLALPSLFRTPLGRDRWQERAEHNLRTELAGLVARGLAPGGDRRH, encoded by the coding sequence GTGGCTCTTCTCATCGACCCGCCGACCTGGCCGGCCCACGGCACCCTCTGGTCCCACCTCGTCTCGGACTCCTCGCTCGACGAGCTGCACGACTTCGCGCAGCGGCTGGGGCTGGGGCGGCGCGCGTTCGACCTCGACCACTACGACGTCCCGGCCGAGCGCCATGCGGACTGCGTCGCCGCCGGGGCGAGCGACGTGTCGGGGCGCGAGCTCATCGTGCGCCTGCGGGCCTCGGGTCTGCGCGTCCCGGCGAGCGAGCGTGGCGCTGCCAAGGCCGCGGCCCTGCTGGCACGGTGGGACGCCCTGCTGCCAGGGCTCCCGGGCGCGCACGAGGTGGGCGAGGACCTGGTCGCTCGCTGGCACGAGCCGCACCGCGCCTATCACGGGCCCGCGCACCTGGTCCACGTGCTCGACTCCCTCGCGGTCCTGGAGGGCCGCTCGCCGGGCGTGCCCTCCCCCGCCGAGCCTGCGCCGTCGGGCACGTCGTCGCACGCACAGCTCGCGCTGTGGTTCCACGACGCGGTCCACGAGGGCGTGGCGGGCGAGGACGAGGAGGCGTCGGCCGCGCTCGCGGTCGCCCGCCTGTCCCCTCTCGTCCCCCGCCCGACGACGCCGCTCACCGGAGGCCGACCGCTCGCCCCGGGCGGGGCGCACCTCACGTCCGACGACGTCGCGGAGGTCGCGCGCCTCGTCCGGCTCACGGCGACGCACGACCCGGACCCCGACGACGTGGTGGGTGCCCTCGTGTGCGACGCCGATCTCGCGATCCTCGGCAGCATGCCCGACCGGTACGCCCGCTACGTCCGGCAGGTCCGCGCGGAGTACGCCCACGTGCCCGACGAGCAGTTCGTGGCGGGTCGTGCCGCGGTCCTCGAGCAGCTGCTCGCGCTCCCCTCGCTCTTCCGGACCCCGCTGGGGCGCGACCGCTGGCAGGAGCGCGCCGAGCACAACCTGCGGACCGAGCTCGCGGGCCTCGTCGCGCGCGGCCTCGCGCCGGGCGGCGACCGGCGCCACTAG
- a CDS encoding GuaB3 family IMP dehydrogenase-related protein — protein MSNEIEIGRGKRGRRAFSFDDIAVVPSRRTRDPEDVSVGWQIDAYHFDLPILAAPMDSVMSPSTAVALGNAGGLGVLDLEGLWTRYENPEPILAEIATLDAPSATRRMQEVYAEPIKAELITQRLKEIRESGVTVAGALSPQRTQEFYKTVVDAGVDLFVIRGTTVSAEHVSGNAEPLNLKRFIYELDVPVIVGGASTYTAALHLMRTGAAGVLVGFGGGAAHTTRVSLGIHAPMATAVADVAAARRDYLDESGGRYVHVIADGGVGRSGDLVKAVACGADAVMLGAALARATEAPGKGWHWGSEAHHPQLPRGERVSVGTAGSLDEILFGPGRQADGTLNLVGALKRAMATTGYSDLKEFQRVEVVVSPYQPR, from the coding sequence GTGAGCAACGAGATCGAGATCGGTCGTGGCAAGCGCGGACGGCGCGCCTTCTCCTTCGACGACATCGCCGTGGTCCCCTCCCGGCGTACGCGTGACCCGGAGGACGTGTCGGTCGGGTGGCAGATCGACGCCTATCACTTCGACCTGCCGATCCTGGCCGCCCCCATGGACTCGGTGATGAGCCCGTCGACCGCGGTCGCCCTGGGCAACGCGGGCGGCCTGGGCGTCCTGGACCTCGAGGGGCTGTGGACGCGCTACGAGAACCCGGAGCCGATCCTCGCGGAGATCGCGACGCTCGACGCCCCGAGCGCGACGCGTCGCATGCAGGAGGTGTACGCCGAGCCCATCAAGGCCGAGCTGATCACCCAGCGCCTCAAGGAGATCCGGGAGTCCGGCGTCACGGTCGCGGGCGCCCTGTCGCCGCAGCGCACGCAGGAGTTCTACAAGACCGTCGTCGACGCCGGGGTGGACCTGTTCGTCATCCGCGGCACCACGGTCTCGGCCGAGCACGTCTCGGGCAACGCGGAGCCGCTCAACCTCAAGCGCTTCATCTACGAGCTCGACGTCCCGGTCATCGTCGGCGGCGCCTCGACCTACACCGCGGCCCTGCACCTCATGCGTACGGGTGCGGCCGGCGTCCTCGTGGGCTTCGGCGGCGGCGCGGCGCACACGACGCGTGTGAGCCTCGGCATCCACGCACCCATGGCGACGGCCGTCGCGGACGTCGCGGCGGCGCGTCGTGACTACCTGGACGAGTCGGGCGGCCGGTACGTGCACGTCATCGCCGACGGTGGCGTGGGGCGCTCGGGCGACCTGGTCAAGGCCGTCGCGTGCGGTGCGGACGCGGTGATGCTCGGCGCCGCCCTGGCGCGTGCCACCGAGGCGCCCGGCAAGGGCTGGCACTGGGGCTCCGAGGCGCACCACCCGCAGCTTCCTCGTGGCGAGCGCGTGAGCGTCGGCACCGCGGGCTCGCTCGACGAGATCCTGTTCGGCCCGGGTCGTCAGGCCGACGGCACGCTCAACCTGGTGGGCGCGCTCAAGCGCGCGATGGCCACGACGGGCTACTCGGACCTCAAGGAGTTCCAGCGCGTCGAGGTCGTCGTCTCGCCGTACCAGCCGCGCTGA
- the pta gene encoding phosphate acetyltransferase, with protein sequence MTSTARSIYLASPEGETGKSTIALGVLDLLTRRVQRVGVFRPVTRTAPSSVAGATAPVDGEGSAAAPGSADRDYVLELLLAHDGVDLTYEEAMGVTYDDVHADPEAALAQIVARYHEVAKQCDFVVIVGTDYTDVAGPTELAFNARIAANLGAPVLLVVSGRDRTPEAIANLTEVSVNELRSNHAQPIAVVANRCRPESIDAVRAQLSAITPEVPGAHPSSGSLTGWAIPEDPFLNAPTVAAIMEAVGGHLALGDPELLGREVLDLLVGAMSLEHLLEKLVDGAVVITPGDRSDILIGLLAAHQARNFPSLAGIVLNGGFYPTDSTGRLVEALDPSLPIIRTDLGTFRSASAASRVKGRVSKESQRKVDTALALFEQNVDGAALLAGLEVPRPEVVTPLMFEYELLSRARADRKNIVLPEGDDDRILRAASTLLGRQVADLTILGDEQSIRTRATELGLDIDAATVIDPHDPELVERFAEEYTKLRAHKGMTVERAREIVPDVSYFGTMMVHLGLADGMVSGARHTTAHTIKPSFEIIKTVPGVSVVSSVFLMCLEDRVLVYGDCAVNPDPTDTQLADIAISSAATALQFGIDQRVAMLSYSTGESGSGVDVDKVRSATELVRSRRPDLFVEGPIQYDAAVDASVAASKMPGSDVAGKATVFIFPDLNTGNNTYKAVQRSAGAIAVGPVLQGLNKPVNDLSRGALVQDIVNTVAITAIQAQAGSTEPGTNGAPA encoded by the coding sequence GTGACCAGCACCGCCCGATCCATCTACCTCGCCTCACCCGAGGGCGAGACGGGGAAGTCCACGATCGCACTGGGCGTCCTCGACCTGCTGACCCGCCGGGTCCAGCGGGTCGGGGTCTTCCGGCCCGTGACGAGGACCGCCCCGAGCTCCGTCGCGGGGGCCACCGCCCCCGTCGACGGGGAAGGTTCCGCCGCCGCACCCGGCTCCGCGGACCGTGACTACGTGCTCGAGCTGCTGCTCGCGCACGACGGCGTCGACCTGACCTACGAGGAGGCCATGGGCGTCACGTACGACGACGTCCACGCCGACCCCGAGGCCGCCCTGGCCCAGATCGTCGCCCGGTACCACGAGGTCGCCAAGCAGTGCGACTTCGTGGTGATCGTCGGGACCGACTACACGGACGTCGCGGGACCGACCGAGCTCGCGTTCAACGCGCGCATCGCGGCCAACCTGGGCGCCCCGGTGCTCCTGGTCGTCTCGGGACGTGACCGCACGCCCGAGGCCATCGCGAACCTGACCGAGGTCAGCGTCAACGAGCTGCGCTCGAACCACGCCCAGCCGATCGCGGTCGTCGCCAACCGGTGCCGCCCCGAGAGCATCGACGCCGTGCGTGCCCAGCTCAGCGCGATCACCCCGGAGGTCCCGGGGGCCCACCCGTCGTCGGGCTCGCTGACCGGGTGGGCCATCCCGGAGGACCCCTTCCTCAACGCGCCGACCGTGGCCGCGATCATGGAGGCCGTGGGCGGTCACCTCGCGCTCGGCGACCCCGAGCTGCTGGGCCGCGAGGTCCTCGACCTGCTGGTCGGGGCCATGTCGCTCGAGCACCTGCTCGAGAAGCTCGTCGACGGCGCCGTGGTCATCACGCCCGGGGACCGCAGCGACATCCTCATCGGCCTGCTCGCCGCTCACCAGGCGCGCAACTTCCCGTCGCTCGCGGGCATCGTCCTCAACGGCGGGTTCTACCCGACGGACTCGACCGGTCGCCTGGTCGAGGCTCTCGACCCGAGCCTGCCGATCATCCGCACGGACCTCGGGACGTTCCGCTCGGCGAGCGCCGCGTCGCGGGTCAAGGGCCGGGTGTCCAAGGAGTCGCAGCGCAAGGTCGACACGGCGCTCGCGCTGTTCGAGCAGAACGTCGACGGCGCCGCGCTCCTCGCGGGGCTCGAGGTGCCCCGCCCCGAGGTCGTCACGCCGCTCATGTTCGAGTACGAGCTGCTCTCGCGGGCTCGCGCGGACCGCAAGAACATCGTGCTGCCCGAGGGCGACGACGACCGCATCCTGCGCGCGGCCTCGACCCTGCTGGGCCGTCAGGTCGCGGACCTGACGATCCTGGGCGACGAGCAGTCGATCCGTACGCGCGCGACCGAGCTCGGCCTGGACATCGACGCGGCGACCGTGATCGACCCGCACGACCCCGAGCTCGTCGAGCGCTTCGCCGAGGAGTACACGAAGCTGCGGGCCCACAAGGGCATGACGGTCGAGCGCGCCCGGGAGATCGTCCCGGACGTGTCGTACTTCGGCACCATGATGGTCCACCTGGGCCTGGCCGACGGCATGGTCTCGGGGGCCCGGCACACGACCGCGCACACCATCAAGCCGTCGTTCGAGATCATCAAGACCGTGCCGGGTGTCTCGGTCGTGTCCTCGGTGTTCCTCATGTGCCTCGAGGACCGTGTCCTGGTCTACGGCGACTGCGCCGTCAACCCGGACCCGACCGACACGCAGCTCGCCGACATCGCGATCTCGTCGGCCGCGACCGCGCTCCAGTTCGGGATCGACCAGCGCGTGGCGATGCTGTCCTACTCGACGGGCGAGTCGGGCTCGGGCGTGGACGTGGACAAGGTGCGTTCGGCGACCGAGCTGGTCCGCAGCCGCCGCCCCGACCTGTTCGTCGAGGGCCCCATCCAGTACGACGCCGCGGTCGACGCGTCCGTGGCGGCGTCCAAGATGCCGGGCTCGGACGTCGCGGGCAAGGCGACGGTCTTCATCTTCCCCGACCTCAACACGGGCAACAACACCTACAAGGCGGTCCAGCGCTCGGCGGGCGCCATCGCGGTGGGCCCGGTCCTCCAGGGCCTCAACAAGCCCGTGAACGACCTCTCGCGCGGTGCCCTGGTCCAGGACATCGTCAACACCGTGGCCATCACGGCCATCCAGGCACAGGCGGGCTCGACCGAGCCCGGCACGAACGGAGCACCCGCATGA
- a CDS encoding GNAT family acetyltransferase: MAPGRIRDGVGLTNALGAGAPTGGEPGPAQTAPEGAVEPVRDGAVGPFSVGGVDFREITDADVEQVVVLWEACGLARPWNDPHLDVADARTAGSSTILVAHAGAPDAPASGAGAVVATAMAGFDGHRGWIYYVAVAPELQGTGLGRDAVVAAEAWLASQGVRKVRLMVRTTNTQVLGFYEGLGYVDAECTVLGRDLL; encoded by the coding sequence ATGGCTCCGGGCCGCATCCGCGACGGGGTCGGGCTGACGAACGCCCTCGGCGCGGGTGCGCCCACCGGCGGCGAGCCTGGACCCGCGCAGACCGCCCCTGAGGGCGCGGTCGAGCCGGTGCGGGACGGCGCCGTCGGCCCGTTCTCCGTGGGTGGTGTCGACTTCCGGGAGATCACCGACGCCGACGTCGAGCAGGTCGTGGTCCTGTGGGAGGCGTGCGGTCTCGCCCGGCCGTGGAACGACCCCCACCTCGACGTGGCGGACGCCCGGACGGCAGGGTCCTCGACGATCCTCGTCGCGCACGCGGGTGCCCCGGACGCTCCGGCGAGCGGGGCGGGCGCCGTCGTCGCGACGGCGATGGCCGGGTTCGACGGGCACCGCGGCTGGATCTACTACGTCGCCGTGGCGCCCGAGCTGCAGGGTACGGGGCTCGGCCGCGACGCGGTGGTCGCCGCGGAGGCGTGGCTCGCGTCGCAGGGCGTGCGCAAGGTGCGCCTCATGGTGCGCACGACCAACACGCAGGTCCTGGGCTTCTACGAGGGGCTCGGGTACGTCGACGCCGAGTGCACGGTCCTCGGCCGCGACCTCCTCTGA
- a CDS encoding SanA/YdcF family protein: protein MSEQGTDRATPRETTTGTTRRPGTATESPAGPDGDHRPVPSWLRGRRGRAVVVGAAVLALALAAPVTWVQVSGRLRVQPGVEDVPARPVALVLGAGLRPDGTPSTYLTRRLDAARELYERGTVEVILVSGDNSREDYDEPTAMLDWLVGHGVPADRVVRDFAGFDTHDTCVRAREVFGVTEAVVLTQDYHLPRALFSCAQAGIDAVGVGVSAESVEPAKAVVYRVREVPASLKAAWDAVTGREPVHLGARETGVTDVLDSLSAATAAAASS from the coding sequence ATGAGCGAGCAGGGGACCGACCGGGCGACGCCCCGGGAGACGACGACCGGCACGACGCGCAGGCCCGGCACGGCCACGGAGAGCCCCGCAGGTCCCGACGGGGACCACCGACCGGTCCCGTCGTGGCTGCGCGGCCGCCGCGGGCGCGCCGTGGTCGTCGGGGCCGCCGTGCTCGCCCTCGCGCTCGCCGCCCCCGTCACGTGGGTCCAGGTGAGCGGCCGGCTGCGCGTGCAGCCCGGTGTCGAGGACGTCCCCGCGCGCCCCGTGGCGCTCGTCCTCGGCGCGGGCCTGCGCCCCGACGGCACGCCCTCGACCTACCTGACCCGGCGCCTCGACGCCGCGCGTGAGCTGTACGAGCGCGGCACGGTCGAGGTGATCCTCGTGAGCGGGGACAACTCCCGCGAGGACTACGACGAGCCGACCGCGATGCTCGACTGGCTCGTGGGGCACGGCGTGCCCGCAGATCGCGTGGTGCGCGACTTCGCGGGCTTCGACACCCACGACACGTGCGTGCGTGCCCGTGAGGTCTTCGGCGTCACCGAGGCCGTGGTCCTCACACAGGACTACCACCTGCCCCGCGCGCTGTTCTCGTGCGCGCAGGCCGGGATCGACGCCGTGGGTGTCGGGGTGTCCGCCGAGAGCGTCGAGCCCGCGAAGGCGGTCGTGTACCGGGTCCGCGAGGTGCCGGCCTCGCTCAAGGCGGCGTGGGACGCCGTGACCGGCCGGGAGCCCGTGCACCTGGGCGCGCGCGAGACCGGGGTCACGGACGTCCTGGACTCCCTCTCGGCCGCTACGGCAGCCGCAGCTTCTTCATGA